A genomic region of Palaemon carinicauda isolate YSFRI2023 chromosome 22, ASM3689809v2, whole genome shotgun sequence contains the following coding sequences:
- the LOC137616509 gene encoding pyrroline-5-carboxylate reductase 3-like isoform X1, producing the protein MSTLKIGFIGAGNMAQAFAKGLIAAGVTKPQGIVVSSPKVDQHLLDQMSAIGCGTTHNNREAASSSDVVVMAVKPSVIPRVLHDLQSCVTPTRPLLTSVALGVTLATMEANLPPDSRVIRIMPNTPALVQLGASVFCRGSHATDEDAQTTRRLLSAVGEVDEVPEGFLDAVTGLSGAGPAYVYLSIEALADGGVRMGLPRPLALKLAAQTVMGAAKMVLETGKHPGQLKDEVCSPGGCTIQGVAALEKAGLRAAFISAVHDATVKSIETSGN; encoded by the exons ATGTCGACCCTAAAAATAGGCTTCATCGGAGCGGGGAATATGGCTCAGGCTTTTGCAAAGGGCCTCATTGCTGCTG GTGTAACCAAGCCCCAGGGTATCGTGGTCTCTTCACCGAAGGTCGACCAGCATCTATTGGATCAAATGTcg GCTATTGGCTGCGGGACCACTCACAACAACAGGGAAGCCGCCTCCTCCAGCGACGTCGTCGTGATGGCTGTGAAACCATCGGTCATCCCTAGGGTCCTACATGACCTCCAGTCCTGTGTGACTCCAACTCGACCTCTTCTGACGTCTGTAGCTTTGGGCGTGACCTTGGCCACCATGGAAGCTAATTTGCCCCCTGATAGCAGAGTTATAAGGATCATGCCCAACACCCCGGCGTTAGTACAGCTCGGGGCTTCTGTCTTCTGCAGAGGGAGTCACGCTACCGACGAAGATGCTCAGACGACACGCAG GTTGTTGTCTGCCGTAGGCGAAGTGGACGAAGTTCCTGAAGGGTTTCTGGACGCGGTGACTGGTCTGAGCGGTGCTGGACCAGCTTAC GTCTACTTGAGCATCGAAGCCTTAGCTGATGGTGGTGTACGGATGGGGCTGCCCCGACCCTTGGCTCTTAAGCTTGCAGCGCAAACAGTTAtg GGTGCGGCCAAGATGGTCCTGGAAACTGGAAAACATCCAGGGCAACTGAAGGACGAAGTCTGTTCTCCCGGAG GCTGTACCATCCAGGGCGTAGCTGCGCTCGAGAAAGCTGGCCTGAGAGCAGCCTTCATCAGTGCAGTGCACGACGCCACGGTTAAATCCATAGAAACTTCGGGAAACTGA
- the LOC137616509 gene encoding pyrroline-5-carboxylate reductase 3-like isoform X2 translates to MATAYPGVTKPQGIVVSSPKVDQHLLDQMSAIGCGTTHNNREAASSSDVVVMAVKPSVIPRVLHDLQSCVTPTRPLLTSVALGVTLATMEANLPPDSRVIRIMPNTPALVQLGASVFCRGSHATDEDAQTTRRLLSAVGEVDEVPEGFLDAVTGLSGAGPAYVYLSIEALADGGVRMGLPRPLALKLAAQTVMGAAKMVLETGKHPGQLKDEVCSPGGCTIQGVAALEKAGLRAAFISAVHDATVKSIETSGN, encoded by the exons ATGGCAACAGCGTACCCAG GTGTAACCAAGCCCCAGGGTATCGTGGTCTCTTCACCGAAGGTCGACCAGCATCTATTGGATCAAATGTcg GCTATTGGCTGCGGGACCACTCACAACAACAGGGAAGCCGCCTCCTCCAGCGACGTCGTCGTGATGGCTGTGAAACCATCGGTCATCCCTAGGGTCCTACATGACCTCCAGTCCTGTGTGACTCCAACTCGACCTCTTCTGACGTCTGTAGCTTTGGGCGTGACCTTGGCCACCATGGAAGCTAATTTGCCCCCTGATAGCAGAGTTATAAGGATCATGCCCAACACCCCGGCGTTAGTACAGCTCGGGGCTTCTGTCTTCTGCAGAGGGAGTCACGCTACCGACGAAGATGCTCAGACGACACGCAG GTTGTTGTCTGCCGTAGGCGAAGTGGACGAAGTTCCTGAAGGGTTTCTGGACGCGGTGACTGGTCTGAGCGGTGCTGGACCAGCTTAC GTCTACTTGAGCATCGAAGCCTTAGCTGATGGTGGTGTACGGATGGGGCTGCCCCGACCCTTGGCTCTTAAGCTTGCAGCGCAAACAGTTAtg GGTGCGGCCAAGATGGTCCTGGAAACTGGAAAACATCCAGGGCAACTGAAGGACGAAGTCTGTTCTCCCGGAG GCTGTACCATCCAGGGCGTAGCTGCGCTCGAGAAAGCTGGCCTGAGAGCAGCCTTCATCAGTGCAGTGCACGACGCCACGGTTAAATCCATAGAAACTTCGGGAAACTGA